The Tripterygium wilfordii isolate XIE 37 chromosome 5, ASM1340144v1, whole genome shotgun sequence genome window below encodes:
- the LOC119998417 gene encoding uracil phosphoribosyltransferase-like encodes MACRAYFSVRCPSDTPRFTPKCQLRNPRPSLLLHNHLLLSSSPLLPKKIWCLSSRRRSIVPVRSHVATEEKPVSEDRMLVFVPPHPLIKHWVSVLRNEQTPCPIYRNAMAELGRLLMYEASRDWLPTVTGEIQSPMGVASVEFIDPREPVAVVPILRAGLALAENASSIFPATKTYHLGLSRDEETLQPTVYLNNLPDKFLEESRVIVVDPMLATGGTIVAALNLIKECGVDNKQIKVISAVAAPPALQKLSEKFPGLHVYTGIIDPTVNEEGFIIPGLGDAGDRSFGT; translated from the exons ATGGCTTGCCGCGCTTATTTCTCCGTCCGATGTCCGTCCGATACGCCGCGTTTCACTCCCAAATGTCAGCTACGAAACCCTAGGCCGTCTCTTCTCTTACATAATCAtctccttctctcctcttcACCTTTGCTTCCCAAAAAG ATATGGTGTTTGAGTAGTAGGCGCCGTAGCATTGTTCCTGTGAGGTCTCACGTGGCCACTGAAGAGAAACCCGTCTCAGAGGACAGAATGCTC GTTTTTGTGCCTCCACATCCGTTGATCAAGCACTGGGTTTCAGTTTTGAGGAATGAACAAACTCCTTGTCCGATTTACA GGAATGCAATGGCTGAGTTGGGCAGGTTGCTTATGTATGAGGCATCGAGGGATTGGCTG CCTACTGTCACAGGAGAGATCCAATCACCAATGGGTGTTGCTTCTGTTGAATTTATTGACCCTAGGGAGCCTGTAGCG GTTGTTCCAATCTTGAGAGCTGGCCTTGCTTTGGCAGAAAATGCATCATCAATCTTTCCAGCAACAAAAACATATCATCTGG GACTAAGCAGAGATGAGGAGACGCTTCAGCCAACAGTATATTTGAACAA TTTACCTGATAAATTTCTGGAAGAGTCTCGAGTGATTGTGGTGGATCCTATGTTGGCAACAG GTGGCACAATAGTGGCAGCACTTAACCTCATAAAGGAATGTGGGGTTGATAACAAGCAAATTAAAGTG ATATCGGCTGTAGCTGCTCCTCCTGCCCTTCAGAAGCTCAGTGAGAAGTTTCCTGG GCTTCATGTGTACACTGGAATCATTGATCCCACCGTAAATGAAGAAGG GTTCATCATTCCTGGACTTGGAGATGCAGGAGATCGTAGCTTTGGTACATAG